The sequence GAGCATATTGTTAAAGTCATGGGCAATGCCACCGGCAAGGGTTCCAATTGCCTCCATCTTCTGAGCCTGAAAGAGCTGTTCCCTAATTTTTTCCTTTTCCTTTTCTTCTTCTATTCTTTCAAACTCAATTGCCACGATCTGGCCTATTGTCTGGAATGCCTTTATATCTACTTCTGAAAATTCCCTTTGTCTTCCAAAGGCATTCATTATGCCTACTATCTCATTTTTTCTATTGAATATACCAAGGCCTATAAAAGATTCTGCCCGGGATAAGGTAAGAAGCCACGCCTGAGGATATTCTATTGATGCGCCTTTTTCTATAACACACATATGTTTTTTCTTCATTACATCCTCACAGGGAGTTCCGATTAGATTAATCCTGAAACCCTTTTTGAGCTCATTATTAAACAGGAGTGAAACAACATCAGCATGTTCACCATCTGGACTGAGTTTTGCGATAAGGCAATTGAGACCATAGAGCCTGTTTATGGTGAATACCGTTTCATCAAAAAATTCTTCACCCCTTCTCGTTATAGCTATATGATAGATATTGTCAAGGAGTACAGTTTCATTTTTCAGTGATGTAACGTGTTCTATTATTGTTTTACTCAAGAATTCAATCTCTTCTATGCCCCTGTATGCATAAAGTTCACCTGTTTTAAGTCCTTTTATAATGTTATATATTGGTTTATTGATATTTAGATGGAGAAGGTACAGTAAAAATATAATTGCTCCTACCATGATTATTCCTGTGATTCCATAGGATAAAAAGACTTTTTTCTGAAGATTTTTATAATGTTTTTCTTCCTCGAATAAAAAGATTTCCCACTTCCAGGGCTGAAAGTATATTGAGGAGATATAATATTTTTTATTTTCAAGTTTTTTTACAACCAGTTTCTCTGCTGTTCTTATTTCTGAAATATCTTTTTCTTTAAGATCCTCAGAAATAAAAATTATGCGGTCTTCCTCTCTTATAAAACCTTTGTGATCACTATCATAGAGGAACTTCTTAATTTTCTCAAGTACCTTCGTCTTTGCGATTGCGATTCTATCGCGGTCATAACGGCCTTCTTTAATGAGCATGCTGGTGGCTTCATCACAAAATTTATATAGCTCTTCTTTAGTTTCTTGAACATGAGTTTCTAGTGTTTTAAATGCAAATTCTGAAATATTTTCTAAGACCAGTATATAGAGCAGAGAAAGGGTAATTAATAGTATTGTAACTACTGGAAAGGCGATTCTGAAAGCGAGGGTTTTTGTAAACCTAATTTTTTTCAACTTCTATCCTCAATAGAGTTTTTATTCTTGAAATATTTTTAGTAAATACAGTCGATTTTCTGCCCTTCCGCTGAATTATAAGATAATCATTTTTATCCGCATTGATTAACTCTAACCTTTATGGCTGCCAAGCATAGGTAAGTATTCCCCCCTTGAAAAGGATATTCATTATTCTTTCATTAAACAATACCTTTCTTTTTGATGTATTCTAAGGAAGCAAACCAG comes from Thermodesulfovibrionales bacterium and encodes:
- a CDS encoding response regulator, with product MKKIRFTKTLAFRIAFPVVTILLITLSLLYILVLENISEFAFKTLETHVQETKEELYKFCDEATSMLIKEGRYDRDRIAIAKTKVLEKIKKFLYDSDHKGFIREEDRIIFISEDLKEKDISEIRTAEKLVVKKLENKKYYISSIYFQPWKWEIFLFEEEKHYKNLQKKVFLSYGITGIIMVGAIIFLLYLLHLNINKPIYNIIKGLKTGELYAYRGIEEIEFLSKTIIEHVTSLKNETVLLDNIYHIAITRRGEEFFDETVFTINRLYGLNCLIAKLSPDGEHADVVSLLFNNELKKGFRINLIGTPCEDVMKKKHMCVIEKGASIEYPQAWLLTLSRAESFIGLGIFNRKNEIVGIMNAFGRQREFSEVDIKAFQTIGQIVAIEFERIEEEKEKEKIREQLFQAQKMEAIGTLAGGIAHDFNNMLQAILGYASLLKMNTPKEHPSYNALEVIEKTSIRAAELTKQLLGYARKGKYIVEILNINDLVQDVYKIISRTFERNIEIKLNLNEKGLLIEGDRSQLTNVILNLCVNSRDAMPEGGLLTIETFEKKIKPDELLHHDARPIKYAALSVTDTGTGMDEETMKHIFEPFFTTKEVGKGTGMGLAMAYGVIQNHGGFITVESSPKKGSQFIIYLPLLEGELKEGVKEMGEFTQPEKSKGRILIIEDEKSIRSFTRKTLEEIGYEVFEASDGLEAIEIYRRERGNLDLVILDLILPRLNGLEVFKKIKELNPEQKIIISTGYGLRSHLEELLGQDVAAFLEKPYTYITLTTALKEALYGYKLDDD